Part of the Montipora foliosa isolate CH-2021 chromosome 13, ASM3666993v2, whole genome shotgun sequence genome is shown below.
AAGTACAGTTGAAGAGCTTCCTCTGCATTTGTTGGTTGCTCCAAGTCCTCGTCTTCTAGGATCATTTCGGCCAGTTGTTTAAAGTGTGGGGAACAGCCCTTTTCCTGCGGCCGTTCTGCATACATGTCTTCAGCAATTTCAATTTCATCCATGTCGACGGGGCTTGAATAATCTTGTGTAGCTACTGATTCTGGGACAAAGTAAAGAACATCAGGCTTTCCAGAGGGGCATTCTGCATTGACAGATGGTCGGATCCTATGAAGATTCCATTCCTGGGCCACTTTATGTAGTTCCATTTGAATGACATCCATGAAACAGAAGTGAAGACATTCCCTTTGTATTACATCACTATCACTATACAACCCATAATCTCGCAGGTCTTTGAAAAACTGTATCCACCACTGTGCACACCCTTTTCTGAGATGGCCCCACCACGCCTCTATTCTCTGGTTAGATGTTGATtttccaaacatgaaacttttCTCACCAGAAAAATCATCCCCAGCAGTTCTACGAAAGAAACGTTGGATGGCTGCTACGTTACCATTTTCAGTTCCTCTGTCTCCCCTTACAACTCGAGCAGTTCCCTCTATCTGTCGGACACAATCTAAATAATACTGTGCGACTATGCACGGATCATTATTTGATGAAGCAACTTCCAACCATAAAATCCTTCGGCTGAAACCGTCTATAGCACCGTGAACACAGAATCCAAATGGTTTGAGTTTATCGTACCCGTCTATATGCCAGAGGTAATTTGGACCTTTACATCGGTACACTCTTCTTCGTAGTCTCTGTCGTGAACGCAGTTCCACACCTTCTGGATCAAATATTCGTAACGTGTGGCGAACGACTTCTCTAGTAGTAGCCAGTCGGTGATGATTAACCAGCCTTTGATGCATTGCTCTATACCCAAGTAAACTTCCGCTCCCTCTCAGCTCTGCTTCCACTGCCTCGACAACCTCCTCTAGATCACTCAGGTTCTGACGTCTTGTGCACCGCAGCCTCCTCAATATTCGTTTCAATTGCCTCAAACTTATCCGGATACCGTGAATACAAGCTAAAAATGAGGCTATTTCTGGAGCAGTTAGTCCTAGATCGAAATAGCCTCGTATGATTTCGTCGCGTGTTTGTAGGTCACCTCGTACTGCTGGATAGTAATTTGGAAGCATTGCTGAAGTGAAAGACCAGTTAAGAGCTAATGAAAGCAAGAGGATGAAACCCATAGCTTCATAAAAGCATCAAAATGAACTTAATAACTTTTACCCAGACGCCATGTTGCATGTGCTTAGCTACACCAGTTCGCTTTCAACTCACCACCAAGATACTTAGGAAAAGAGGAAAACAAGACATACACTGAAAAATGAGGAGCAGGAAAAaaaagtgagcggcggaaaaaaaagtgagcggcggaaaaaaaaatgagcggtggaaaaaaaagtgagcggtggaaaaaaaagagagcggcggaaaaaaagtgagcggtggaaaaaaaagtgagcggtggaaaaaaaagagagcggcggaaaaaaaaaatagtaacggaaaaaaaaagtgaggggcggaaaaaaaagtgagcggcggaaaaaaaaaagagcggCTAAAAAAAAGTGAGCGGTAGCAAAAAGTGAGCGGCGGACAAAATCAAGACTACAAAAAGAGAGCAGAGACACTTGTCTCTCACGAAAAAGGGGAGAAGAAGTAAATGTCCCTTTAAAAGCACCGTagaaagactacagatgattgttatttaattccagttaacaacaaaaattcgagtttcattcctgagcaaaggaaaaaacgactaaacaactttttagaaatatgcttccagttgaaataactcattcgtagaaataacaaacggtttagtgtccaagaaaagaatttgtggagtaacttcttccaccaactttaagctattactggtgaaCCGTTTtatcgttctcgttctcttcctctcttctttcgtttctgttcttctgtcataggccgtccaggcatcttgcaaccttagtagattcaaaattaaaaatcttaagacataccaaaaactgcaattcacagcaaaaagcagcccaaaacaaattcaaaataaacactttgctttaagtttatatcgctccaatgcttgacttgaataactacgtagccaccagtgtgtcctgaccacagctatattatgttaaacctggactgaaaccagcaaaaaaggcaagaaaaatatattttccataccgtacctgaacacgaaaagcatcgactgtcaagagctttgttgacgtagcgtggctctgtagccgcatcgagccacagaaagagcgcgaaaattaagcctcgatcaggagtgtgtgagtgtctgacatggcttgggcctgcgatccaatcaacaaccagtccctggtcagcggtcaacttcaaaaaaacagctgacctcgataaggtctaacttgagcccgctatatagtcacgtgatactggtcagcggataccttgttttgacaggtgtcaattgaccataacattgatgtccaatatcaaagatgtatgctgtaaactagttagtgtcaaggatgagctctaaactttaattagcccgtgatatggttacgtgtactggtcacattggcatacatgaaggggcggacggacgtacgttgtacgtacggacgttcatgacgtcatggctataaaaccaaattttctcacatcgatgggttaccatattttctaaaGGAGGAATTTGCATATATCCCAGAATCCTTTGCATTTGAACTATATTATCAAAGTCGTTGCGTCACGTGACACTATTTTTAAACATGGATGCCGTAGTGAAAGGATCATGCGATGTGAAGATCTTCAAAGAAAATCGTTTTTTGTGGCTTCACTGTATTGATTTAGAGAATAGATTCGAGTTGACTGTGAAAAGCTTTCCCCTTTTGAAGCTCAAATTTGTTTATGGTCACTTCTCCTTCATGAGAGATCTGTCAGAACGACGACTAGTTGTCTTCCCGGATTCGAATGATGTccttgtgaaatttgcaggagtTAAATCACCTTGTTGCATCGAAGTTAAATCAAGTGCCATATTTTATGTAAGTATGGAGTGATTTTCTGAAGGTTGTCTCTAGAAATTAACTTGGATGGGATCAATTATTGTTCTTACATACCTCATTTCACGTTTTAACCCAAAAAAGGTTGTGCCAGAGGAAACCGAGGATAACGAGGAAGCGAAAATTGCTGTTATCTGGGATTTTGAACGGACAGCAGGGATGACAGGAGCAGCCGTTCAGCCAGTCGATAAACCAGCTGACAACATGGCAGCTATTGCAAGGCTTTCTTTTGATACGTTATCGTGCAATTGCACAAACTTTCCAAGTGTTGGAAATGTCATGATTACGCCGAGCGCAGGATTAATCGCTCAACAGATGCAAAATCTTGATATAAGTGCGCTAGCTGACGAACATGTTGATCTAGATGATGAGGACAAGGAGGAAAGCGAGGACGAAAATGACGCTAAAAGCGATGAAACAAAGACCGAAATGGAACAATTATATACCGAGTTGATACAATTGAAAGGTAGCAGCTTCCACGCAACGtttcaaaacaacttaaaacaatgCAAGGAGCGATTGATTGAAAAGCAAAATGTTAATGTCCGTCTACACTTCGAACCAGCAAACGTCAGAGACGAGAATGCTATTGTCGTTCAAGTAAATTTGTCTACAGGCGATGAAGGCTGGCAACCAATTGGATACATCCCTGCAGTTAAAGTTCCTAAAATGACTGTTGCTTTGAGAAAGCGTGAAGTTAAACTTGTCACCCTGAGAAGTGTTTTCTACCAATTTATTATGGACATTGGTGAAAAGAGatattttcctgcaatttcagTGACGAAGGTGGGAAAGTGGCCCCTAATAAGAAAGACTATCAATATAATGacaaaatatacatgtaggtgGAAAATTGTGGAAAAAAGGCATATTTATTTAATGCAAAACCATTTGAATGAGTAAATTACCATGTATTATTGAGCTTTGGGAATCCTGTTTGAGCATGTATGGTATTAAATTATATTGCAGATATTTATGAATTTGAACCGTACAGTAGTTTTGTCATATGCCAGCAGCCCTTTTGTTTACTTAAATGGGTAACAACAAAAcagaggtcacaggtcattgcttCACCTATGCATGAACAACCCTAACCTTGTACAATgattttgtttaggcctaattaagcatAAGTTTacctttaatgaatgtttagaattctttctgtattgttaaaacaatgacatGTGACTAGTGTCCTGTGTTTTCTAACAATTTATTATGGACATTTGTGAAAAGAGatattttcctgcaatttcagTGACGAAGGTGGGAAAGTGGCCCCCTGATAAGAAAGACTATCAATATAATGacaaaatatacatgtaggtgGAAAATTGTGGAAAAAAGGCATATTTATTTAATGCAAAACCATTTGAATGAGTAAGCTACCATGTATTAATGAGCTTTGGGAATCCTGTTTGAGCATGTACGGTATTAAATTATATTGCAGATATTTATGAATTTGAACCGTACAGTAGTTTTGTCATATGCCAGCAGCCCTTTTGTTTACTTAAATGGGTAACAACAAAAcagaggtcacaggtcattgcttTACCTATGCATGAACAATCCTAACCTTGTACAATGATTttgttaggcctaattaggcacaagtttagctttaatgaatgtttagaatTCTTTCTCTATTGTATGACATGTGACTTGTGTCCTGTGTTTTGTAACTTCCTTTTGTACTGAATCAAAACTGTCTAAAGGAAAAATATTAAAGTGCCACTTGATAAAAAATCACTTCTcctttttcttcacattttgtAAGCTTGTGTGTTGAATACTGGAAATTCAAGGTTTTATGCAATCATTTCAAGAGAGAAATACTTATGGAggacaattttttctttttatggccTGCCTTACTTGGTATggtggatcgaggagaaagtgatgtcatttactcactagctagAACTGCAGGGTGTGAATGTGGCTTAGTTAGTCTGCAGAACATACAATTGATAATCTCAAAGTCAGAAACCCTGAACAATACTAGTTAAGTCAAACACTGTAAACTATTTGGAAATGGGGACCCAGAGAGCCCTGTGAAGGATCCCCTTACTAAATGTAAACCTAAAAAGTATTTACCTAAATAGTATTTACCAATTGCATTCTTGCTGAAAAATATGTAacacaaatttgaaaaactttctAAATTGGGTCTGGGAGAACACTCTCTGGCTTGTGAAAAGACTGTCGGATACTTTTTTTGTGCCTCGCTGGCAAGTGGGCTCGTCCTGCCACAAAGATAGAGCTGTCTTCCCTTGTATTAGGTCTCAGCCTATGGAGACGAAGAGGATGTGTCCTTAGGTCCTGGTCTTCATCAATTGCTGGGCAAATGTCAAAGGAAGGCAAATCTTCATCTCTGTACCTCTCATTTAGAGTCCAATAGTAGAATGGCAGGTCTACATCCATTCTCTTTGTGAACTCTCTGCAATCCAACAAATAGTATTTCAGTAGTCTGTCTTTCATGATGAAACTTCCTTGAAGGCAGTATtgaattaagacaaaaaaaacaTCGCAACAGTGAAAAAACAGTTTCATACATGTTTAAATTGGTTTACTTAGTGCATGTGATGTTCTACCACATTAATTTCATGTTTGAATGACTTCAAGCTACAGTAGTTACGTGagagtatttttcttttgtgtatCATGAATCAAGACTAAGTGATGTCAGGAGGACTCAAACTAACTTGATTTTATTACATCCTGAATTTGATGTTGAACCTCTACATATGCCTGTATACTAACCATGTTGTATGCTTGgagttaaaaaacaaacaaacaaaataactcTAACCTTACTCCCTTTGGCCAGTACTCCTTAAACTGcttcaaaataaacacattgCCCAAGTCCCGGTGGGTGATGCTAAAAAATGTTTCGAGGTCATCAGTAACAGCAGCACGAGGGTGTTCTGCGTAACCTAACTCCTTGTTCAACACTCTTCTCTGTTCTTGACTCTCTATGTTTGTGGTGACTTCAATGATAGTCTCGCGAGAAAACCCCTTAATGTTCTCGATTGGCCTAGACAAAAAACAATCAGCATTACAGTCTGCAAAAGTAACATTACAATTATTTTGCAAGAAATAGTCTATAACATTCATTTGTATACCAATACATGGAGGAGCAGAAGCAGCACCAACAAATATAAATCTTAGGTGTCTGACCGCGAGAGGGAACAAGAAATATTTCTGAAACATTACTGCAATATTTCTAAATTTAAGTGTAACATTCCAATTTAGTTTTCTAACTGCATTATTCtaactaaaacaaaaatgttaatACCTGTTAATATCAATTGTCGAGAAATCATAATTAATATGATGCCAGGGCATCCACTCATCAAGGATGAATGACAACATTTTATAATTGTACCGACATCTTGTCAGCTGGGACAGACCACGCCCATCAGAAGCTTCATGCCAATTAGCAAGGACTTCTACGTATTCTGCTTCACGGTTGTGACCATTCCTCCGCAAGGACTCAACAACAGGGTACGATAGAAGCCGCTCTGCATCCTTTAAACTTTGTTTGCGTTTTCCtatgagtgcatcatgggtaaggCCACTTTGTGAGTCTTTCAAAACGTCATCAAAAGCTTCATAGTTTAGATAATCATAGCCACCATTCCGCAAGTGCTGGGCCATTCTTTTATAGATGTGATTGTGGTCACCACGGTCATGGCGCTCTTCTCCAGTATGGGGGTCAACTTCAGGTACATAAAGATAAAGAGTAAAATCAACACCATCCCGCTGCAATTCCTTGACTGTGTGCCGGTACACAAATGTGGCCACGATGGATCTAAGCTTGTCCAGCAGAGACTCTGGAGTTGCTTTTCGGAATGGGTATGGCTCATATCCATCTGGTACAAGACCACTCCTTATTATAGTGACAGCATCCTCTAAGGTCATCCCTTCTACAAATTGCAGGTTGTGCAACTGAACAACACCTTCTGTTGGAATAGCTGGGTGGTTGGCATCTGTCTGTGGTGTGCCATGTACATCCACTGCCAAAacaaaaaagtaagaagaaatgCAATTAAACTCCTGTACTAAGCATATCTAAAATTACTTGATGATCCCATGACAGTTCAACTACCAAGTTTTTTACATAGATTACTTGCTCATAATGGTTACTAGCGTATCTGGTCACAGAGGTCGCCCACTTTCATGTTATGTAATGCCCAATATATTAATCATTCAACCCCTAGGAAGTGtctcattgatgagtaaaataaaTGCATTGTGTAATGTCTACCAGAGGAAAATCTGCAATTTGCATTACAAGGGATGAAAGAGTTGTAGAGTCTATCAAAAGGGATTGGGAAGAGAAGCAATgctgaaaacaaaatgaaacaaactatTTCTTACAGTGAGTCAAAGTCAGCATTTTCAGCAGTGTTGTCTTGTTCGTCTTTTTAACAGCGTCTTTTGAATCATGAATCAACTGCCAAACATGGAGAGCTCTTGTCTCACCACGAGTTCTTAGAGAGCAAAACTCTCCATCTGACACCACACCTGAAATTCACAGTAAAAATAAAGCAATAAGCATATACTGTAAACACCCCCAGACAAGCCTGACACCGGAAGCAGCAGCCTTTTCCAAATGTTCCcgcagataagccacacccctGATTTCTACCAATGATATTTGGGAAACAGTGCGGCTCATCTTCAGGTGTTTACAGTAGTTAACCAGTTAATATACAATGTAATACTTTAATGGTCAAATTTTCTTCCCCcaatattaaccctttcacaccccaaacgccctaggacgccTGGGATgcctctcccccctcccctccattgacaagtaaaatagtctggcgttagactgaGTAAAGTCCCTTAAGTCTCACTCTCTGGGGTCAATTGGTTAATTAAACAATAACGTGTATGTGTACAATTTTTTAAGATTGAGTTGCTTCCACACCTTATGGCATGTTcagaaataagccaatcagttAAAAAAGCAATATCCTTGTAACAAAAAAAGTTAACATAGTCTTCACTACAGAGTTGAAAAACACAACTATTGCAAGGTAATGCAGGAGAACAGTTACTACTGTACCTACAAGCTTAAGTCCCTTCTCCTTCATCTTCAGCTTTATCACTTTGCTAAAATCCCGAATGTATTGGTCTTTCAAACTTCTGTATGGTATGTATCTTACAGGGAATGCATATGGTTTCCGTGACCTCCTTTCATCAGAGAGCATGAAAACCAAGACATGTGATGCAGCTGTTCGCTTCTTTTTAAACAGGTTTCTCAAGAACTGATCTATTTTGATATCTTTCACTGCAGCTCTGGCCTGCTGAAATGATCGATTAGTACAAGTGGTAGGATTGAGAGAGGCCAGCACACTCTCCAAGGTGGCACTGAGATTCTGCACCTGATGCAAAAGGGTTTGGTGCTCCACTACTTcccaatttgcatttttcaggGCCTGTTCGCAAGTGCTGTTATTGTTGTATTTCCTTCTGTAGAGAGCCAATGAATCATTCAGGCCAGTAACAAGAAAATCCCTGTCAGCTTCCAATTCATCAATCCATTTGCGTAAAGCTTCTTCTAATTCCCTTCTACCTCTTGCCTTCTGCATCCTTTTAAAGGACTGTACCCGTCTTTCATAATCTGACCGCAACTCCTGCAATTTATTATCTCCCAAGTCAACGTCACCATTCCAGACACCTTTAACAGATTCCATGAGACATTCTTTGACATCTGTGCCATCTAGCTTCAACCAATAACGTCCATCAGGATTTGCTGTTTTGAGCCCATCTAAAGCTGCTTCCTAAAAGGAAATTGACATGAGAAATCATcgttttcattattattttccaCTATGTACAACTAGAAATGTTTCAGTGAAAACAAGTTTAGGGTAGAGGGACgggggaaaaggaaaaaggtttcaataaaaatttgaaatttttatcCAGGTAACACACCAAATGGGAGCACCACAAGTACAATAAACTGTACACGTAAAATACCTAGACATCTGTTGTCTGTGTAAAGGGTGACTTTTTGTCCTGCCGCCACTGTGTAGTAATGCTTCTGCAGGGCACATTAGTCTTTGCCTGAATGCAAGGAAACCAATTTCAATGATGAATAATCTTTTTATTATGAATACGACCGGACAAAAATCCTGCATGTTAATGATAAGCATGGGCAAAAGAAGAAATTCTGAATACCTCTAATGGTATAACCTTATGGGGGCTCTTGCATGAGCAACTGGTAAAGATTTGGGTTATTACTATTGGAAACATACATGTCACTAACAGAGAATACAAAAGATAAAGTACAAGAAAAACTATTAACCTTAATAGGGACACGTATATCCTCTTTGGCGGAGCCACTCCACATTGGACCAGCAAAAAGGCGTTGAAATCTGCTCGGAAATTCCGTGAGCATTGTTTCGTGCCACAACCTGTAATCTTCCGGAACAGATACCTGTTCAAAACAATGCAGTAAATTTATGATGTGCACATGGCTGTCATTTAGGACATTAGGCTGGGGATTTTCCTTGCCTACCCAGAGTTTAATCCATGCCTACTTTAAGAGAGGAAAAACAGAGTTAACAATACAAATCTGTTTCCCCTAACAACTTCTCTAATTTCCATGCCTTCTTAAAAAGTTTGCTTCAGTTCTGTGTACATGTAGACAACAATCCCTTATTAGTAAGTTGCTTCACAATACAGTCAAGAACAAAACTTCGCCCCATTTGTGGACAATAATGACAGTTTCATGTACCTGCATAACATTGGTGCTTGCAAAGAAGTCAATAATGTAATGAACCATTCCAAATGGCATCCTCTGTAATGGCATAAGTGTGCCAGATCCATCAGGTCTTTGTTCACTTATAACTTTGCTGAGGTTGTACACTGTGTTTGATTTACCAATGCTCTGGAGTTTTTTCATACTTTCTAATGAAAGACTTGGAAAATTCAGCACATTTGTTTTTATGTCCATTCTTTTAGCTACAATATCAAAGCACTTGTTAAGCATTGTGACGCTTTCCACCACTCTGGAAATCTCAAACCAAGATAGTATTGACTGGGAGACATGTGTTCGAACCCACTCCAACTGCATAAGTATGTTTAATACTTCTTCTAACACGTTTGACTCTGAGGTGGGAAGCTTTGAAAGAAGCTGGCATGACTCTTTTACTAATGCTTTCAACTGTGATGGTGTCATGAATGTTAGTTTATCCAGGAGTGACTGGCTAACATTAAGTGCCTGAGGTGAAGGAGTTGCCCTCATATCGGCCTCCGATTCTTCCAAATATGATTCCAGTGTCAGATCAAGTGCATCTTCTGCTTCCTCGattgttttatatttcttttttacatcCACCAGGATATGTTGTCTGACAGCAGCAGCTGTAAGAGAAAGGAATGAGAAAAAactattaacaattattattaagagATAACACTTGATATACACATACTTTGATGAAACAAAGTGTTGAATAGGTGGTTTTTCGGGTAAGAAGTTACTGCTACATGTTTAAATGCTGGTGGAGGAACAGAAGGAGCCTATAACAAATCTGCTGTCTTTGTCATCCTACCTAACAGCTTTGATGTAACTTGCAGACATCCTACATTTTGTCCAAGTCAAAATGGCCAGCAGCCATAAATAACACAGCATACTGTACAACTTAATCAGAGCCCTCTTtcagggaaagaaaaaaaagttacttttTGTTACCTGAACGAGAATGACTAGCGGATGGAACTGTCTGATTGAGGTAATCTGCTGCTTCTCTCCAGTAGGCATGTTTAGCTCCGAATGAAGGCCAACATTTAGGATCTTTTAAATAATCTGTATGGAGTGCGACAAACTGCACAAGAGCAGTATCCTCAGCAGGTGTCCATGGCACTGGCCTCCTTCTCTTTACAGGTGTTGTACTTTTGGATTTTATTGGTGAAACCCTACGCGCTCTTCTTAACAGAGATAGAGCAGCCTGCGTTTAACAAATCAAAAAGGAAATGTTTGGGTTTTGTGCTTAAATGACAATCGGACAATGTCAACCCTTGACAGCCTTTTACTCTAATATCGACAAGGAAGGCACTGTTAAATTCTCACCCTTTGAGATGGGCTCCTTGATTTTGCGACAGGGCTTGATGTGAAGGAATGAGCAATTGCCCGTCTCGCTGTAGGGGATGCATCTGGCTCTGGAGATACTCCAGATCGGCGCTTGCTCGCGGGTTTTCCGGGAGAATCGAATGCAGGTACATGCCCTCGTTTTAAACTTCCCTCTTCCATCAACTTCAAACAAtgctaaacaaaacaaaaatcgaCAGCATGTTTAAATTGGCGCAAggaagaaatcaaatcaacgaaaacaaatcTCAAACAAAAGCAAGGAAAGATACAtttaaatgtaaaatgaaaCCTACAACTAAAAATTCAGGGTTCATGTTAAAATTCACGACGATTTTCTCGACGTCAAAGCACCGTAATACGTACAAATAACGGCTGGAAATTACTCGAAAATGCAAGTTTTGTTCAGCTCTCCACATCTTAAAATAGAGAGGTCAAGAGAGGTCAAGACTCGATTCTTGAATATTTCATCCTCGCTCTAAGAAAAGAATGCTTTGTTGAGAtgaatatttgcataaaaacaaacaaaactcaAACAAGATTTCAACCACTCGAATGTCAGCCTTGGGACAAAGACTCGCTATTGAAAAACTGCGCTATtgtttttaaaagtttattCACGCCTAATAGCCCTTGAGGACGAACAAATATATTTAATACAGATTTAAGAAAATTACAAAGCGAAGACATGAAATCACTTACCTTTAACCACACCGGACTTGTAAAAAATCGCTGAATAAAAACCACCTATTTCGGAAAATACGACCGCTCTCACGCCGCCATTTCTGAAGCAAGCGTGACAAAATGTTGCATCAAAGCATCATGGGATTTATGAAAAATCCTCCTttatattttcttaagtatggtgctccgcgcgcgcgcgccttcggcgcgcgctgAGCTTCGCTACTAGAACTTGTTTATGGATGCTGGACACTTTTCGAGAAACTGTGATGAgtaaattcttcaaattaaagacatgcAATATGGAACTCTTTTCATTCTTCTAGAGAACTACATTCCCCTTGTCCTTTCAATTAACAGCCTAACCttaaaactaaataataatttgcagaGTACTTCTGATCATGGCTCAGAATACATGTCTGAACAGATGTCACTACAAAGCACTAACAGACAAGCTTCTAATGCATACAATCACTAGCCTCTTTGAAAGCCACAAGCATGGGCTACAAGGTAGCCTTATTGCAACCAGTTCTTCTGGAAACATCAGTAACTTCATCAGATATCTTGCAGGAATGGTTATGCATGAGTGGGGGGCACAACTGCAAGGATCGAACATGGCCATTTTAGGTCTGAAGTAAACATCAATAATatagggtttcatttctttcaacttaaGTAAACCATTCTCTCCCTCTTCCTCACACTATCTTGGTTTTTTCATACATTGTAAATGCTCGTAAAGATTTGCTACACTGTACCCAGTatttattcaacattttttgggtacaaataacattcaaggtaatatgtagatgaactcccttgcttactctcattgcaaatttgaaagtattattGTTCATCTAGTTTTCAACATAATTTTGTATCTTCCTTTACCCGTGAATTGTGGTGaacatttattgatttttatacTACAGTATATGGATTGTTGGAAGAGCCAGTACATGACAAATCTGATGTGTAACatattatttgtgaataatGATTGTTGAGAAAATGATCAAAATATAGTGACAGGTCTTGCAGATAATTAAGTGCATGTTTCACTTATTCTAGACGGTACAACGGGATTTTGGCAAGTAAAACGTGTTTCCTAACATTTTTTTGTACAAATGTTTAACTATCACATACATCTAAAGAAATCGTGATTGGCATTCCTCTACAGGCTAAGGGATACACACTAAAAGCGAAATGTCTGTTCTGCCCTACAGAGCTCGTCTCCGGAATTACAACCAAATCTTTTTGAATGAGCATTCTCACTTATTTCTTAAATCGCTCGTCTAAGAACACTTGCTGAGGTAAATTCAATTGCTGtacgtagaaaa
Proteins encoded:
- the LOC137981964 gene encoding uncharacterized protein encodes the protein MDAVVKGSCDVKIFKENRFLWLHCIDLENRFELTVKSFPLLKLKFVYGHFSFMRDLSERRLVVFPDSNDVLVKFAGVKSPCCIEVKSSAIFYVVPEETEDNEEAKIAVIWDFERTAGMTGAAVQPVDKPADNMAAIARLSFDTLSCNCTNFPSVGNVMITPSAGLIAQQMQNLDISALADEHVDLDDEDKEESEDENDAKSDETKTEMEQLYTELIQLKGSSFHATFQNNLKQCKERLIEKQNVNVRLHFEPANVRDENAIVVQVNLSTGDEGWQPIGYIPAVKVPKMTVALRKREVKLVTLRSVFYQFIMDIGEKRYFPAISVTKVGKWPLIRKTINIMTKYTCRWKIVEKRHIYLMQNHLNE
- the LOC137982389 gene encoding uncharacterized protein; protein product: MESVKGVWNGDVDLGDNKLQELRSDYERRVQSFKRMQKARGRRELEEALRKWIDELEADRDFLVTGLNDSLALYRRKYNNNSTCEQALKNANWEVVEHQTLLHQVQNLSATLESVLASLNPTTCTNRSFQQARAAVKDIKIDQFLRNLFKKKRTAASHVLVFMLSDERRSRKPYAFPVRYIPYRSLKDQYIRDFSKVIKLKMKEKGLKLVGVVSDGEFCSLRTRGETRALHVWQLIHDSKDAVKKTNKTTLLKMLTLTHLDVHGTPQTDANHPAIPTEGVVQLHNLQFVEGMTLEDAVTIIRSGLVPDGYEPYPFRKATPESLLDKLRSIVATFVYRHTVKELQRDGVDFTLYLYVPEVDPHTGEERHDRGDHNHIYKRMAQHLRNGGYDYLNYEAFDDVLKDSQSGLTHDALIGKRKQSLKDAERLLSYPVVESLRRNGHNREAEYVEVLANWHEASDGRGLSQLTRCRYNYKMLSFILDEWMPWHHINYDFSTIDINRY
- the LOC137982400 gene encoding uncharacterized protein, translated to MGFILLLSLALNWSFTSAMLPNYYPAVRGDLQTRDEIIRGYFDLGLTAPEIASFLACIHGIRISLRQLKRILRRLRCTRRQNLSDLEEVVEAVEAELRGSGSLLGYRAMHQRLVNHHRLATTREVVRHTLRIFDPEGVELRSRQRLRRRVYRCKGPNYLWHIDGYDKLKPFGFCVHGAIDGFSRRILWLEVASSNNDPCIVAQYYLDCVRQIEGTARVVRGDRGTENGNVAAIQRFFRRTAGDDFSGEKSFMFGKSTSNQRIEAWWGHLRKGCAQWWIQFFKDLRDYGLYSDSDVIQRECLHFCFMDVIQMELHKVAQEWNLHRIRPSVNAECPSGKPDVLYFVPESVATQDYSSPVDMDEIEIAEDMYAERPQEKGCSPHFKQLAEMILEDEDLEQPTNAEEALQLYFDLLDHIDDIGN